The proteins below are encoded in one region of Drosophila santomea strain STO CAGO 1482 chromosome 2R, Prin_Dsan_1.1, whole genome shotgun sequence:
- the LOC120444720 gene encoding patronin isoform X37 → MDVETQEIRQARQRASVKWLLSKAFNNRVPDNLKEPFYRDHENQERLKPQIIVELGNATLYCQTLANLYSDPNYQSMNHWSIIQTLARKGVPVAESADMPITETVLIQTNPLRINAHMSVIESLMVLYAKEISSGDRVMAAIRRISGNNYQAPTGQSYEQALLGWISHACAALKKRIIKEVDAGLPDDNGSRLQTPDIPPVRDFQDLCDGICLALLISYYCPKVVPWTSVRINYLPAVEDSIHNILLVCNFSQKHLPYTVMHMTPEDVTYMRGSMKLNLVVLLTDLFNLFEIHPAKCVCYPGMDGQDVIARRTMGANEHGICHRRGLTVQPVTPIPDLRSDLDQPPVGSPQNRPPFQGRRSRRNSSSEDSQLTIENFGGSQDQLNTLGRYERDRERKLSNTSVGSYPVEPAVAVRSSIADARGTLQLGYDTDSGSEKQDRETEKYSMRRQVSVDNVPTVSSHNLSNAGSPLPVARHKQHSSDKDYSSNSGMTPDAYNDTRSTSAYDPESTPVRKSSTSSMPASPAAWQLDVGDDDMRSLENASKLSTIRMKLEEKRRRIEQDKRKIEMALMRHQEKEDLESCPDVMKWETMSNESKRTPDMDPVDLDKYQQSIAIMNMNLQDIQQDIHRLATQQSQMQAQHLQAQQLMQAQQIANMLNQQQTYGSQQHLADHHYQQQRPMQQSFGSSPHIPQAYNAPVSAYSSRPPSRDPYQQQLHHQQQQPMPMPQPMQYVNEHGQYMSPPQPAHYMPQQTQQPQSIYSDNGAAYNHSNHSPYGGAPQYRSSVVYDDYGQPTNHFYLHESSPQPQAHPHPQRRTWAHSAAAAAYEQQQQIQPSLVDVNAWQTQQHQKQKQTWMNRPPSSAGAPSPGSFMLHQNGGSGGGGGGELQHLFQVQASPQHGQRQVSGSNGVQRQQSLTNLRDNRSPKAPQNMGMPMGMPMQQEDMMAPQSICFIGDEEDVDELERNIIESMQSTHITDFVHQQQQQHQQQLQQQQRLQGHSGRGSSSEDYDSGEMISNKLNITSGNLTYRIPSPSRPSIQANSFQDPRAMAAAPGAEDQPPEKGFYISFDDEQPKRPKPPLRAKRSPKKESPPGSRDSVDNQATLKRESLSHLHNNNNIGFGNDDVNSKPVTRHSIHGLNNSNSVKSPGNATYNKYTDEPPIQLRQLAVSGAMSPTSNERRHLDDVSNQSPQQTQQPMSPTRLQQSSNNAEAAKNKALVIGADSTNLDPESVDEMERRKEKIMLLSLQRRQQQEEAKARKEIEASQKREKEREKEEERSRKKEEQMARRAAILEQHRLKKAIEEAEREGKTLDRPDLHVKLQSHSSTSTTPRLRQQRTTRPRPKTIHVDDASVDISEASSISSRGKKGSSSNLTGYGQLSSNSMKRDYYRGSQDSLTVKESPDDYPSTSSTPIGRRGSYKTSREPAGVERGRTLSRISVAKGSTLNFRGRKSNSLMNLCDTDSGLGRATPPRRAPSPGMGMGASGRHMPSPSGPGSLPPGLISKRRGFDDGSSDFSLTPNLNMEYSGPKLYKQPAAKSNRGIILNAVEYCVFPGVVNREAKQKVLEKIARSEAKHFLVLFRDAGCQFRALYSYQPETDQVTKLYGTGPSQVEEVMFDKFFKYNSGGKCFSQVHTKHLTVTIDAFTIHNSLWQGKRVQLPSKKDMALVI, encoded by the exons ATGGATGTCGAAACACAGGAAATACGACAG GCTCGTCAACGTGCTTCCGTCAAATGGCTGCTCTCGAAGGCGTTCAACAATCGCGTGCCGGACAACCTGAAGGAGCCCTTCTACCGCGACCATGAGAATCAGGAGCGCCTGAAGCCGCAAATCATCGTGGAGCTGGGCAATGCCACGCTCTACTGCCAGACGCTGGCCAATCTGTACTCAGATCCCAACTACCAAAGCATGAACCACTGGTCAATAATACAGACGCTAGCGCGCAAGGGAGTTCCCGTGGCCGAATCCGCGGACATGCCCATTACCGAAACGGTATTAATTCAAACCAATCCGCTGCGAATT AACGCCCACATGTCTGTGATAGAATCGCTGATGGTTTTGTATGCGAAGGAAATATCATCGGGTGACCGCGTCATGGCGGCCATACGAAG AATATCTGGCAACAACTATCAGGCGCCCACTGGCCAGTCCTACGAGCAAGCTCTGCTGGGCTGGATTTCACATGCTTGCGCCGCACTGAAGAAGCGCATTATCAAGGAGGTGGACGCAGGACTGCCCGACGATAAT GGTTCTCGTCTGCAGACCCCGGATATACCACCTGTAAGGGACTTCCAGGATCTGTGCGATGGAATCTGCTTGGCACTGCTCATCTCGTACTACTGCCCAAAGGTGGTGCCGTGGACGAGTGTGCGGATCAACTATCTGCCCGCCGTCGAGGactcgattcacaacatcctgcTGGTCTGCAATTTCTCGCAGAAGCATCTGCCCTATACCGTGATGCATATGACGCCCGAGGATGTGACCTACATGCGCGG ATCCATGAAACTTAATCTGGTAGTGTTGCTGACGGATTTGTTCAATCTGTTTGAGATACACCCGGCAAAATGTGTTTGCTACCCCGGCATGGATGGTCAGG ATGTCATCGCCCGGCGCACTATGGGCGCCAATGAGCACGGGATCTGCCATCGACGGGGCCTCACAGTGCAGCCCGTCACACCCATTCCCGATCTGCGCAGCGATCTCGACCAGCCGCCCGTAGGCTCGCCTCAGAACCGACCACCGTTCCAAG GTCGTCGCTCGCGCAGGAACTCTTCCAGCGAGGACTCCCAGCTGACCATCGAGAACTTTGGTGGCTCCCAGGATCAGCTGAACACGCTGGGACGATACGAACGCGACAGGGAACGCAAGTTGTCCAACACCAGTGTGGGTAGTTATCCAGTTGAACCCGCTGTGGCCGTTCGCTCTTCGATTGCCGATGCTAGGGGCACGTTGCAGTTGGGCTACGATACGGATTCCGGCTCTGAGAAGCAGGATCGTGAAACGGAAAAGTATTCGATGCGCCGGCAAGTCAG TGTCGACAATGTGCCCACGGTGTCGTCGCACAATCTTTCGAATGCGGGCAGCCCGTTGCCGGTGGCTAGGCACAAGCAACATTCCAGCGACAAAGactacagcagcaacagcggcatGACACCAGATGCATACAACGATACCCGCTCCACCAGTGCTTACGATCCGGAGAGCACGCCCGTTCGCAAATCCTCGACAAGCAGCATGCCAGCAAGTCCGGCTGCCTGGCAGTTGGATGTGGGAGACGACGATATGCGCTCACTGGAGAACGCCAGCAAGTTGTCCACCATACGAATGAAACTGGAGGAGAAGCGGCGGCGCATTGAGCAGGACAAGCGCAAGATCGAGATGGCTTTGATGAGGCACCAGGAGAAG GAGGATTTGGAGTCGTGTCCGGACGTTATGAAGTGGGAGACAATGAGCAACGAATCAAAGCGCACGCCTGATATGGATCCCGTGGACTTGGACAAGTACCAG CAAAGTATCGCCATCATGAACATGAACCTGCAGGATATCCAGCAGGATATCCACCGCCTGGCCACCCAGCAAAGCCAAATGCAGGCGCAACACCTCCAAGCCCAACAGCTCATGCAGGCTCAGCAGATAGCCAACATGCTGAACCAG CAGCAGACCTATGGGTCGCAGCAGCACTTGGCTGATCATCACTACCAGCAGCAGAGACCCATGCAGCAAAGCTTTGGTTCATCGCCCCATATTCCGCAGGCCTACAACGCCCCAGTCAGCGCATACAGCTCCCGTCCGCCCAGTCGCGATCcctaccagcagcagctccaccatcagcagcagcagcccatGCCAATGCCACAACCGATGCAGTACGTCAACGAGCACGGGCAGTATATGTCGCCGCCGCAGCCCGCGCACTACATGCCGCAGCAGACGCAACAGCCGCAGAGCATCTACAGCGACAACGGGGCGGCGTACAATCACAGTAACCACTCGCCATACGGCGGAGCTCCACAGTATCGGAGCAGCGTGGTGTACGACGATTACGGGCAGCCCACCAACCACTTCTACCTGCATGAGTCATCGCCGCAGCCACAAGCTCATCCGCATCCCCAGCGTAGGACTTGGGCCCACtctgcagcagccgccgcttatgagcaacagcaacagatcCAGCCTTCCCTGGTGGATGTGAATGCCTGGCAGACGCAGCAGCACCAGAAGCAGAAACAGACCTGGATGAACAGGCCGCCCTCAAGTGCAGGAGCTCCGAGTCCTGGCAGCTTTATGCTGCACCAGAACGGAGGgagcggtggcggtggtggtggtgagcTACAGCACCTGTTTCAGGTACAGGCCTCGCCACAGCATGGCCAACGTCAGGTTAGTGGATCCAATGGCGTGCAGCGCCAGCAATCGCTGACCAATTTGCGAGACAATCGCTCGCCCAAGGCACCACAAAACATGGGAATGCCCATGGGTATGCCAATGCAGCAAGAGGACATGATGGCACCGCAGAGTATTTGCTTTATCGGTGACGAGGAGGATGTTGATGAGCTGGAGCGAAACATCATCGAATCAATGCAGTCGACGCACATCACCGACTTTgtgcaccagcagcagcagcaacaccaacagcaactgcagcagcaacagcggtTGCAGGGCCACAGCGGACGAGGCAGCAGCTCGGAGGATTATGACAGCGGGGAGATGATCTCCAACAAGCTGAATATCACCAGCGGCAATCTCACCTATCGCATACCCTCGCCATCCCGTCCCTCCATCCAAGCCAACAGCTTCCAGGATCCCCGAGCCATGGCAGCAGCTCCCGGTGCAGAGGACCAGCCGCCCGAGAAGGGTTTCTACATCTCCTTCGACGATGAGCAGCCCAAACGACCCAAGCCACCTCTGCGCGCCAAGCGATCGCCCAAAAAGGAGTCTCCACCGGGCAGTAGGGACAGCGTCGATAATCAGGCGACCCTGAAACGTGAATCGCTTAGTCATctgcacaacaacaacaatattgGATTTGGAAATGATGATGTCAACAGCAAACCGGTGACCAGGCACAGCATCCATGGCCTAAACAACTCCAATAGTGTCAAATCTCCCGGAAATGCCACGTACAACAAGTACACGGATGAGCCGCCCATCCAACTGCGTCAGCTGGCCGTATCTGGAGCAATGTCACCAACTAGTAACGAACGTCGCCACTTGGACGATGTCAGCAATCAGTCACCGCAGCAGACGCAACAACCAATGTCGCCCACGCGACTCCAAcagagcagcaacaatgcAGAGGCGGCCAAGAACAAGGCACTGGTCATCGGAGCAGATTCCACCAATTTGGATCCG GAATCTGTAGATGAGATGGAGCGGCGCAAGGAGAAAATCATGCTGCTGTCTTTGCAACGTCGCCAGCAACAGGAGGAGGCGAAGGCGCGCAAAGAGATTGAGGCTTCTCAGAAGCGAGAAAAGGAGCGCGAGAAGGAGGAGGAACGGTCGCGCAAGAAGGAGGAGCAAATGGCACGGCGAGCGGCCATTTTGGAGCAGCACAGACTCAAGAAAGCCATTGAAGAGGCCGAGCGAGAG gGTAAAACCCTGGATCGGCCCGATCTGCACGTGAAGCTGCAATCCCATTCATCCACCTCAACGACCCCGCGGCTGAGGCAGCAGCGTACCACGCGTCCCAGACCGAAGACAATTCACGTGGACGATGCCAGCGTGGACATCAGCGAGGCTTCAAGCATCTCTAGTCGGGGCAAAAAAGGCTCAAGCTCGAATCTAACTG GCTACGGTCAACTAAGCTCAAATTCAATGAAAAGAGATTACTACAGGGGCTCGCAAGACTCCCTCACTGTAAAAG AGTCACCCGATGATTATCCCAGTACAAGTTCAACTCCGATTGGACGACGGGGATCGTACAAAACTTCCAGAG AGCCAGCCGGCGTAGAAAGGGGCCGCACTCTGTCGCGTATCTCCGTCGCTAAGGGCAGCACGCTTAATTTCCGGGGCCGAAAGTCCAATTCGCTAATGAATCTGTGCG ACACAGATTCGGGACTGGGACGCGCCACTCCGCCGAGGCGTGCTCCGTCGCctggaatgggaatgggcgCTTCAGGTAGGCATATGCCATCTCCCTCCGGACCGGGCTCATTGCCGCCAGGTTTGATATCGAAACGTCGCGGATTTGATGATGGATCCAGCGATTTCTCTTTAACTCCGAATTTGAACATGGAATATTCGG GTCCTAAACTCTATAAGCAACCAGCGGCCAAATCGAATCGTGGAATCATCCTGAATGCCGTTGAATACTGTGTTTTTCCCGGCGTTGTCAACCGCGAGGCCAAACAGAAAGTGCTGGAGAAGATAGCGCGCTCGGAGGCGAAGCACTTCCTGGTACTCTTCCGCGATGCTGGCTGCCAGTTCCGCGCCCTCTACAGCTACCAGCCGGAAACGGACCAGGTGACCAAGCTGTATGGTACTGGGCCTAGTCAAGTCGAAGAAGTCATGTTCGACAAGTTCTTCAA ATATAACTCAGGAGGCAAGTGCTTCTCGCAAGTGCACACCAAGCATCTGACAGTGACCATCGACGCCTTCACAATACACAACTCCCTGTGGCAGGGCAAGCGGGTGCAGTTGCCCAGCAAAAAAGACATGGCGCTTGTTATCTAA
- the LOC120444720 gene encoding patronin isoform X11 — MDVETQEIRQARQRASVKWLLSKAFNNRVPDNLKEPFYRDHENQERLKPQIIVELGNATLYCQTLANLYSDPNYQSMNHWSIIQTLARKGVPVAESADMPITETVLIQTNPLRINAHMSVIESLMVLYAKEISSGDRVMAAIRRISGNNYQAPTGQSYEQALLGWISHACAALKKRIIKEVDAGLPDDNGSRLQTPDIPPVRDFQDLCDGICLALLISYYCPKVVPWTSVRINYLPAVEDSIHNILLVCNFSQKHLPYTVMHMTPEDVTYMRGSMKLNLVVLLTDLFNLFEIHPAKCVCYPGMDGQDVIARRTMGANEHGICHRRGLTVQPVTPIPDLRSDLDQPPVGSPQNRPPFQVPHSNSFGGGLNRRSTPPNEYQTVQSNNFDGNHAEAFVVHKSRGITTLASMHSQQQQLHQQQHQHQQHQQQYQQQPLQQHPSQSQLQIQQQEPLVPARLRQAKEKTNVESKADERGDFVAAGRPSNWEQSRRPSFAGRRSRRNSSSEDSQLTIENFGGSQDQLNTLGRYERDRERKLSNTSVGSYPVEPAVAVRSSIADARGTLQLGYDTDSGSEKQDRETEKYSMRRQVSVDNVPTVSSHNLSNAGSPLPVARHKQHSSDKDYSSNSGMTPDAYNDTRSTSAYDPESTPVRKSSTSSMPASPAAWQLDVGDDDMRSLENASKLSTIRMKLEEKRRRIEQDKRKIEMALMRHQEKEDLESCPDVMKWETMSNESKRTPDMDPVDLDKYQQSIAIMNMNLQDIQQDIHRLATQQSQMQAQHLQAQQLMQAQQIANMLNQQQTYGSQQHLADHHYQQQRPMQQSFGSSPHIPQAYNAPVSAYSSRPPSRDPYQQQLHHQQQQPMPMPQPMQYVNEHGQYMSPPQPAHYMPQQTQQPQSIYSDNGAAYNHSNHSPYGGAPQYRSSVVYDDYGQPTNHFYLHESSPQPQAHPHPQRRTWAHSAAAAAYEQQQQIQPSLVDVNAWQTQQHQKQKQTWMNRPPSSAGAPSPGSFMLHQNGGSGGGGGGELQHLFQVQASPQHGQRQVSGSNGVQRQQSLTNLRDNRSPKAPQNMGMPMGMPMQQEDMMAPQSICFIGDEEDVDELERNIIESMQSTHITDFVHQQQQQHQQQLQQQQRLQGHSGRGSSSEDYDSGEMISNKLNITSGNLTYRIPSPSRPSIQANSFQDPRAMAAAPGAEDQPPEKGFYISFDDEQPKRPKPPLRAKRSPKKESPPGSRDSVDNQATLKRESLSHLHNNNNIGFGNDDVNSKPVTRHSIHGLNNSNSVKSPGNATYNKYTDEPPIQLRQLAVSGAMSPTSNERRHLDDVSNQSPQQTQQPMSPTRLQQSSNNAEAAKNKALVIGADSTNLDPESVDEMERRKEKIMLLSLQRRQQQEEAKARKEIEASQKREKEREKEEERSRKKEEQMARRAAILEQHRLKKAIEEAEREGKTLDRPDLHVKLQSHSSTSTTPRLRQQRTTRPRPKTIHVDDASVDISEASSISSRGKKGSSSNLTGYGQLSSNSMKRDYYRGSQDSLTVKESPDDYPSTSSTPIGRRGSYKTSREPAGVERGRTLSRISVAKGSTLNFRGRKSNSLMNLCDSGLGRATPPRRAPSPGMGMGASGPKLYKQPAAKSNRGIILNAVEYCVFPGVVNREAKQKVLEKIARSEAKHFLVLFRDAGCQFRALYSYQPETDQVTKLYGTGPSQVEEVMFDKFFKYNSGGKCFSQVHTKHLTVTIDAFTIHNSLWQGKRVQLPSKKDMALVI, encoded by the exons ATGGATGTCGAAACACAGGAAATACGACAG GCTCGTCAACGTGCTTCCGTCAAATGGCTGCTCTCGAAGGCGTTCAACAATCGCGTGCCGGACAACCTGAAGGAGCCCTTCTACCGCGACCATGAGAATCAGGAGCGCCTGAAGCCGCAAATCATCGTGGAGCTGGGCAATGCCACGCTCTACTGCCAGACGCTGGCCAATCTGTACTCAGATCCCAACTACCAAAGCATGAACCACTGGTCAATAATACAGACGCTAGCGCGCAAGGGAGTTCCCGTGGCCGAATCCGCGGACATGCCCATTACCGAAACGGTATTAATTCAAACCAATCCGCTGCGAATT AACGCCCACATGTCTGTGATAGAATCGCTGATGGTTTTGTATGCGAAGGAAATATCATCGGGTGACCGCGTCATGGCGGCCATACGAAG AATATCTGGCAACAACTATCAGGCGCCCACTGGCCAGTCCTACGAGCAAGCTCTGCTGGGCTGGATTTCACATGCTTGCGCCGCACTGAAGAAGCGCATTATCAAGGAGGTGGACGCAGGACTGCCCGACGATAAT GGTTCTCGTCTGCAGACCCCGGATATACCACCTGTAAGGGACTTCCAGGATCTGTGCGATGGAATCTGCTTGGCACTGCTCATCTCGTACTACTGCCCAAAGGTGGTGCCGTGGACGAGTGTGCGGATCAACTATCTGCCCGCCGTCGAGGactcgattcacaacatcctgcTGGTCTGCAATTTCTCGCAGAAGCATCTGCCCTATACCGTGATGCATATGACGCCCGAGGATGTGACCTACATGCGCGG ATCCATGAAACTTAATCTGGTAGTGTTGCTGACGGATTTGTTCAATCTGTTTGAGATACACCCGGCAAAATGTGTTTGCTACCCCGGCATGGATGGTCAGG ATGTCATCGCCCGGCGCACTATGGGCGCCAATGAGCACGGGATCTGCCATCGACGGGGCCTCACAGTGCAGCCCGTCACACCCATTCCCGATCTGCGCAGCGATCTCGACCAGCCGCCCGTAGGCTCGCCTCAGAACCGACCACCGTTCCAAG tTCCGCACTCGAATTCATTTGGCGGCGGCTTAAATCGCAGATCAACCCCGCCCAACGAATACCAGACGGTTCAGTCAAATAATTTTGACGGTAATCATGCCGAAg CCTTCGTGGTGCACAAGTCGCGTGGCATCACCACACTCGCCTCCATGcactcgcagcagcagcagctccatcagcagcaacatcaacatcaacagcatcagcagcaataccagcagcagccactgcagcagcaccCATCCCAGTCGCAGCTCCAAATCCAGCAGCAGGAGCCCTTGGTTCCGGCTCGCTTGCGCCAGGCTAAAGAAAAGACCAATGTTGAGTCGAAGGCGGACGAGAGAG GCGATTTTGTCGCTGCGGGTCGACCAAGTAACTGGGAACAGAGCCGCCGGCCAAGCTTTGCAG GTCGTCGCTCGCGCAGGAACTCTTCCAGCGAGGACTCCCAGCTGACCATCGAGAACTTTGGTGGCTCCCAGGATCAGCTGAACACGCTGGGACGATACGAACGCGACAGGGAACGCAAGTTGTCCAACACCAGTGTGGGTAGTTATCCAGTTGAACCCGCTGTGGCCGTTCGCTCTTCGATTGCCGATGCTAGGGGCACGTTGCAGTTGGGCTACGATACGGATTCCGGCTCTGAGAAGCAGGATCGTGAAACGGAAAAGTATTCGATGCGCCGGCAAGTCAG TGTCGACAATGTGCCCACGGTGTCGTCGCACAATCTTTCGAATGCGGGCAGCCCGTTGCCGGTGGCTAGGCACAAGCAACATTCCAGCGACAAAGactacagcagcaacagcggcatGACACCAGATGCATACAACGATACCCGCTCCACCAGTGCTTACGATCCGGAGAGCACGCCCGTTCGCAAATCCTCGACAAGCAGCATGCCAGCAAGTCCGGCTGCCTGGCAGTTGGATGTGGGAGACGACGATATGCGCTCACTGGAGAACGCCAGCAAGTTGTCCACCATACGAATGAAACTGGAGGAGAAGCGGCGGCGCATTGAGCAGGACAAGCGCAAGATCGAGATGGCTTTGATGAGGCACCAGGAGAAG GAGGATTTGGAGTCGTGTCCGGACGTTATGAAGTGGGAGACAATGAGCAACGAATCAAAGCGCACGCCTGATATGGATCCCGTGGACTTGGACAAGTACCAG CAAAGTATCGCCATCATGAACATGAACCTGCAGGATATCCAGCAGGATATCCACCGCCTGGCCACCCAGCAAAGCCAAATGCAGGCGCAACACCTCCAAGCCCAACAGCTCATGCAGGCTCAGCAGATAGCCAACATGCTGAACCAG CAGCAGACCTATGGGTCGCAGCAGCACTTGGCTGATCATCACTACCAGCAGCAGAGACCCATGCAGCAAAGCTTTGGTTCATCGCCCCATATTCCGCAGGCCTACAACGCCCCAGTCAGCGCATACAGCTCCCGTCCGCCCAGTCGCGATCcctaccagcagcagctccaccatcagcagcagcagcccatGCCAATGCCACAACCGATGCAGTACGTCAACGAGCACGGGCAGTATATGTCGCCGCCGCAGCCCGCGCACTACATGCCGCAGCAGACGCAACAGCCGCAGAGCATCTACAGCGACAACGGGGCGGCGTACAATCACAGTAACCACTCGCCATACGGCGGAGCTCCACAGTATCGGAGCAGCGTGGTGTACGACGATTACGGGCAGCCCACCAACCACTTCTACCTGCATGAGTCATCGCCGCAGCCACAAGCTCATCCGCATCCCCAGCGTAGGACTTGGGCCCACtctgcagcagccgccgcttatgagcaacagcaacagatcCAGCCTTCCCTGGTGGATGTGAATGCCTGGCAGACGCAGCAGCACCAGAAGCAGAAACAGACCTGGATGAACAGGCCGCCCTCAAGTGCAGGAGCTCCGAGTCCTGGCAGCTTTATGCTGCACCAGAACGGAGGgagcggtggcggtggtggtggtgagcTACAGCACCTGTTTCAGGTACAGGCCTCGCCACAGCATGGCCAACGTCAGGTTAGTGGATCCAATGGCGTGCAGCGCCAGCAATCGCTGACCAATTTGCGAGACAATCGCTCGCCCAAGGCACCACAAAACATGGGAATGCCCATGGGTATGCCAATGCAGCAAGAGGACATGATGGCACCGCAGAGTATTTGCTTTATCGGTGACGAGGAGGATGTTGATGAGCTGGAGCGAAACATCATCGAATCAATGCAGTCGACGCACATCACCGACTTTgtgcaccagcagcagcagcaacaccaacagcaactgcagcagcaacagcggtTGCAGGGCCACAGCGGACGAGGCAGCAGCTCGGAGGATTATGACAGCGGGGAGATGATCTCCAACAAGCTGAATATCACCAGCGGCAATCTCACCTATCGCATACCCTCGCCATCCCGTCCCTCCATCCAAGCCAACAGCTTCCAGGATCCCCGAGCCATGGCAGCAGCTCCCGGTGCAGAGGACCAGCCGCCCGAGAAGGGTTTCTACATCTCCTTCGACGATGAGCAGCCCAAACGACCCAAGCCACCTCTGCGCGCCAAGCGATCGCCCAAAAAGGAGTCTCCACCGGGCAGTAGGGACAGCGTCGATAATCAGGCGACCCTGAAACGTGAATCGCTTAGTCATctgcacaacaacaacaatattgGATTTGGAAATGATGATGTCAACAGCAAACCGGTGACCAGGCACAGCATCCATGGCCTAAACAACTCCAATAGTGTCAAATCTCCCGGAAATGCCACGTACAACAAGTACACGGATGAGCCGCCCATCCAACTGCGTCAGCTGGCCGTATCTGGAGCAATGTCACCAACTAGTAACGAACGTCGCCACTTGGACGATGTCAGCAATCAGTCACCGCAGCAGACGCAACAACCAATGTCGCCCACGCGACTCCAAcagagcagcaacaatgcAGAGGCGGCCAAGAACAAGGCACTGGTCATCGGAGCAGATTCCACCAATTTGGATCCG GAATCTGTAGATGAGATGGAGCGGCGCAAGGAGAAAATCATGCTGCTGTCTTTGCAACGTCGCCAGCAACAGGAGGAGGCGAAGGCGCGCAAAGAGATTGAGGCTTCTCAGAAGCGAGAAAAGGAGCGCGAGAAGGAGGAGGAACGGTCGCGCAAGAAGGAGGAGCAAATGGCACGGCGAGCGGCCATTTTGGAGCAGCACAGACTCAAGAAAGCCATTGAAGAGGCCGAGCGAGAG gGTAAAACCCTGGATCGGCCCGATCTGCACGTGAAGCTGCAATCCCATTCATCCACCTCAACGACCCCGCGGCTGAGGCAGCAGCGTACCACGCGTCCCAGACCGAAGACAATTCACGTGGACGATGCCAGCGTGGACATCAGCGAGGCTTCAAGCATCTCTAGTCGGGGCAAAAAAGGCTCAAGCTCGAATCTAACTG GCTACGGTCAACTAAGCTCAAATTCAATGAAAAGAGATTACTACAGGGGCTCGCAAGACTCCCTCACTGTAAAAG AGTCACCCGATGATTATCCCAGTACAAGTTCAACTCCGATTGGACGACGGGGATCGTACAAAACTTCCAGAG AGCCAGCCGGCGTAGAAAGGGGCCGCACTCTGTCGCGTATCTCCGTCGCTAAGGGCAGCACGCTTAATTTCCGGGGCCGAAAGTCCAATTCGCTAATGAATCTGTGCG ATTCGGGACTGGGACGCGCCACTCCGCCGAGGCGTGCTCCGTCGCctggaatgggaatgggcgCTTCAG GTCCTAAACTCTATAAGCAACCAGCGGCCAAATCGAATCGTGGAATCATCCTGAATGCCGTTGAATACTGTGTTTTTCCCGGCGTTGTCAACCGCGAGGCCAAACAGAAAGTGCTGGAGAAGATAGCGCGCTCGGAGGCGAAGCACTTCCTGGTACTCTTCCGCGATGCTGGCTGCCAGTTCCGCGCCCTCTACAGCTACCAGCCGGAAACGGACCAGGTGACCAAGCTGTATGGTACTGGGCCTAGTCAAGTCGAAGAAGTCATGTTCGACAAGTTCTTCAA ATATAACTCAGGAGGCAAGTGCTTCTCGCAAGTGCACACCAAGCATCTGACAGTGACCATCGACGCCTTCACAATACACAACTCCCTGTGGCAGGGCAAGCGGGTGCAGTTGCCCAGCAAAAAAGACATGGCGCTTGTTATCTAA